The following proteins are co-located in the Callithrix jacchus isolate 240 chromosome 10, calJac240_pri, whole genome shotgun sequence genome:
- the LOC144578191 gene encoding aldehyde dehydrogenase family 3 member B2 isoform X2, which produces MSKEEGGSAVKGPGAEPTLGTDPFEDTLRRLREAFHSGCTRPAAFRAEQLQALGRFLQENKQLLHDALAQDLHKSAFDSDISELIICQNEINLALKNLQAWMKDTPASTNLFTKLDSAFVRKEPFGLVLIIAPWNYPINLTLVPLVGALAAGNCVVLKPSEISQGTEKVLAEVLPRYLDQSCFAVVLGGPEETGQLLKHKFDYIFFTGSPRVGKIVMTAAAKHLTPVTLELGGKNPCYVDDDCDPQIVANRVAWFRYFNAGQTCVAPDYLLCSPEMQERLLPALQSAITRFYGDDPQSSPNLGRIINQKQFQRLRALLGCGRMAIGGQSDECDRYIAPTVLVDVQETEPVMQEEIFGPILPIMNVQGMDEAIEFINRREKPLALYAFSNSSQVVNQMLERTSSGSFGGNDGFIYMTLPSLPLGGVGHSGMGRYHGKFTFDTFSHHRACLLCPAGLEELNNIRYPPYSHSMQELVRWALGSHSCTLL; this is translated from the exons ATGTCCAAGGAAGAGGGTGGAAGTGCGGTGAAGGGCCCGGGAGCAGAGCCCACACTGGG GACGGACCCCTTTGAGGACACGCTGCGGCGACTGAGGGAGGCCTTCCACTCGGGGTGCACTCGGCCGGCCGCGTTCCGGGCTGAGCAACTCCAGGCTCTCGGCCGCTTCCTTCAAGAAAACAAGCAGCTTCTGCACGACGCGCTGGCCCAGGACCTGCACAAG TCAGCCTTCGATTCAGACATATCTGAGCTCATCATTTGCCAGAATGAGATCAACCTCGCTCTCAAGAACCTGCAGGCCTGGATGAAGGACACGCCAGCGTCCACAAACTTG TTCACAAAGCTGGACTCAGCCTTCGTCCGGAAGGAGCCCTTTGGCCTGGTCCTCATCATCGCACCCTGGAACTACCCCATTAACCTCACCCTGGTGCCCCTGGTGGGCGCCCTCGCCGCAG GGAACTGCGTGGTGCTGAAACCATCAGAAATCAGTCAGGGCACAGAGAAGGTCTTGGCTGAGGTGCTGCCACGGTACCTGGACCAG AGTTGCTTTGCCGTGGTGCTGGGCGGGCCTGAGGAGACGGGGCAGCTGCTGAAGCACAAGTTCGACTACATCTTCTTCACGG GGAGCCCTCGCGTGGGCAAGATTGTCATGACGGCTGCAGCCAAGCACCTGACGCCCGTCACCCTGGAGCTAGGGGGCAAGAACCCCTGCTATGTGGACGACGACTGCGACCCCCAGATCGTGGCCAACCGCGTGGCCTGGTTCCGCTACTTCAACGCCGGCCAGACCTGCGTGGCCCCTGACTACCTCCTGTGTAGCCCTGAGATGCAGGAGAGGCTGCTGCCCGCCCTGCAGAGCGCCATCACCCGTTTCTATGGCGACGACCCCCAGAGCTCCCCAAATCTGGGCCGCATCATCAACCAGAAACAGTTCCAGCGGCTGCGGGCACTGCTGGGCTGTGGCCGCATGGCCATCGGGGGCCAGAGCGACGAGTGCGATCGCTACATCG CCCCCACGGTGCTGGTGGATGTGCAGGAGACGGAGCCGGTGATGCAGGAGGAGATCTTCGGGCCCATCCTACCCATCATGAACGTGCAGGGCATGGACGAGGCCATCGAGTTCATCAACCGGAGGGAGAAGCCCCTGGCCCTGTACGCCTTCTCCAACAGCAGCCAG GTTGTGAACCAGATGTTGGAGCGGACCAGCAGTGGCAGCTTTGGAGGCAATGACGGCTTCATCTACATGACTCTGCCGTCCCTGCCCCTGGGGGGCGTCG GCCACAGCGGGATGGGCCGGTACCACGGCAAGTTCACCTTCGACACCTTCTCCCACCACCGCGCCTGCCTGCTCTGCCCCGCTGGCCTAGAGGAGCTCAACAACATCCGCTACCCTCCCTATTCCCACAGCATGCAGGAGCTGGTCCGCTGGGCCCTGGGCTCCCACAGCTGCACCCTCCTGTGA
- the LOC144578191 gene encoding aldehyde dehydrogenase family 3 member B2 isoform X1, translated as MPWGSLLSANPPPPATCAHGCQSRSSLLHFCFLPGPAECHPPPQSRTDPFEDTLRRLREAFHSGCTRPAAFRAEQLQALGRFLQENKQLLHDALAQDLHKSAFDSDISELIICQNEINLALKNLQAWMKDTPASTNLFTKLDSAFVRKEPFGLVLIIAPWNYPINLTLVPLVGALAAGNCVVLKPSEISQGTEKVLAEVLPRYLDQSCFAVVLGGPEETGQLLKHKFDYIFFTGSPRVGKIVMTAAAKHLTPVTLELGGKNPCYVDDDCDPQIVANRVAWFRYFNAGQTCVAPDYLLCSPEMQERLLPALQSAITRFYGDDPQSSPNLGRIINQKQFQRLRALLGCGRMAIGGQSDECDRYIAPTVLVDVQETEPVMQEEIFGPILPIMNVQGMDEAIEFINRREKPLALYAFSNSSQVVNQMLERTSSGSFGGNDGFIYMTLPSLPLGGVGHSGMGRYHGKFTFDTFSHHRACLLCPAGLEELNNIRYPPYSHSMQELVRWALGSHSCTLL; from the exons ATGCCCTGGGGCAGTCTCCTCTCTGCCAACCCACCCCCACCTGCCACTTGTGCCCATGGATGCCAGTCCCGGAGCTCTCTCCTCCACTTCTGCTTCCTTCCAGGACCAGCTGAGTGCCACCCCCCTCCCCAGAGCAG GACGGACCCCTTTGAGGACACGCTGCGGCGACTGAGGGAGGCCTTCCACTCGGGGTGCACTCGGCCGGCCGCGTTCCGGGCTGAGCAACTCCAGGCTCTCGGCCGCTTCCTTCAAGAAAACAAGCAGCTTCTGCACGACGCGCTGGCCCAGGACCTGCACAAG TCAGCCTTCGATTCAGACATATCTGAGCTCATCATTTGCCAGAATGAGATCAACCTCGCTCTCAAGAACCTGCAGGCCTGGATGAAGGACACGCCAGCGTCCACAAACTTG TTCACAAAGCTGGACTCAGCCTTCGTCCGGAAGGAGCCCTTTGGCCTGGTCCTCATCATCGCACCCTGGAACTACCCCATTAACCTCACCCTGGTGCCCCTGGTGGGCGCCCTCGCCGCAG GGAACTGCGTGGTGCTGAAACCATCAGAAATCAGTCAGGGCACAGAGAAGGTCTTGGCTGAGGTGCTGCCACGGTACCTGGACCAG AGTTGCTTTGCCGTGGTGCTGGGCGGGCCTGAGGAGACGGGGCAGCTGCTGAAGCACAAGTTCGACTACATCTTCTTCACGG GGAGCCCTCGCGTGGGCAAGATTGTCATGACGGCTGCAGCCAAGCACCTGACGCCCGTCACCCTGGAGCTAGGGGGCAAGAACCCCTGCTATGTGGACGACGACTGCGACCCCCAGATCGTGGCCAACCGCGTGGCCTGGTTCCGCTACTTCAACGCCGGCCAGACCTGCGTGGCCCCTGACTACCTCCTGTGTAGCCCTGAGATGCAGGAGAGGCTGCTGCCCGCCCTGCAGAGCGCCATCACCCGTTTCTATGGCGACGACCCCCAGAGCTCCCCAAATCTGGGCCGCATCATCAACCAGAAACAGTTCCAGCGGCTGCGGGCACTGCTGGGCTGTGGCCGCATGGCCATCGGGGGCCAGAGCGACGAGTGCGATCGCTACATCG CCCCCACGGTGCTGGTGGATGTGCAGGAGACGGAGCCGGTGATGCAGGAGGAGATCTTCGGGCCCATCCTACCCATCATGAACGTGCAGGGCATGGACGAGGCCATCGAGTTCATCAACCGGAGGGAGAAGCCCCTGGCCCTGTACGCCTTCTCCAACAGCAGCCAG GTTGTGAACCAGATGTTGGAGCGGACCAGCAGTGGCAGCTTTGGAGGCAATGACGGCTTCATCTACATGACTCTGCCGTCCCTGCCCCTGGGGGGCGTCG GCCACAGCGGGATGGGCCGGTACCACGGCAAGTTCACCTTCGACACCTTCTCCCACCACCGCGCCTGCCTGCTCTGCCCCGCTGGCCTAGAGGAGCTCAACAACATCCGCTACCCTCCCTATTCCCACAGCATGCAGGAGCTGGTCCGCTGGGCCCTGGGCTCCCACAGCTGCACCCTCCTGTGA
- the LOC118151196 gene encoding N-acyl-aromatic-L-amino acid amidohydrolase (carboxylate-forming)-like codes for MCSLPVPREPLRHVAVAGGKHGNEMSGVYLVRHWLLAPAELQRPSFSAVPVLANPAATTACRRYVDRDLNRTFTSTFLNSRPTPDDPYEVTRARELNQLLGPKASGQAFDFVLDLHTSTANMGTCFIAESSHDVFALHLCRHLQVASAEHTAPEGRGKEGRDAQGINSKSEDSSVFAPPSR; via the exons ATGTGCTCACTGCCCGTGCCCCGGGAGCCCCTGCGCCACGTGGCGGTGGCCGGGGGCAAACACGGCAATGAGATGTCCGGCGTCTACCTGGTGCGGCACTGGCTGCTGGCCCCGGCAGAGCTGCAGAGACCCAGCTTCTCCGCAGTGCCGGTACTGGCCAACCCCGCAGCCACCACGGCCTGCCGCCGCTACGTGGACCGCGACCTCAACCGCACCTTCACCAGCACCTTCCTCAA TTCCAGGCCTACCCCGGATGACCCATACGAGGTGACGAGAGCCCGAGAGCTGAACCAGCTGCTGGGACCCAAGGCCTCGGGCCAGGCCTTTGACTTTGTCCTTGACCTGCACACCAGCACGGCCAACATGGGCACCTGCTTCATCGCAGAGTCCTCCCACGACGTCTTTGCCTTGCACCTGTGCCGCCATCTGCAGGTGGCCTCGGCCGAGCATACTGCCccagaggggagagggaaggagggcaggGATGCTCAGGGAATCAATTCAAAATCAGAAGACAGTTCTGTATTTGCACCTCCAAGCAGGTGA